A genomic segment from Actinoplanes sichuanensis encodes:
- a CDS encoding aspartate/glutamate racemase family protein, whose amino-acid sequence MTTIGFLHTAEVHVATFRGLFAELAPPGLDDLHLVDEALLADARRTGSAPGLAERLGELAAAGADLIVCTCSTIGADAEATPEVGVPVMRLDRPMAEAAVSTGGRIVVVATVESTLEPTVALIRAAAASAGRPVVVTASPCLTAWRHFEAGDIATYDKEIAEHVRALAGEADAIVLAQAGMAGAATLLSDLPVLTSPRAAVEAALLRVSPIPTSRPEAGDAPA is encoded by the coding sequence GTGACCACGATCGGTTTCCTGCACACGGCCGAGGTGCATGTCGCCACGTTCCGAGGGCTCTTCGCCGAGCTGGCGCCGCCGGGCCTCGACGACCTGCACCTGGTGGACGAGGCGTTACTCGCCGACGCCCGCCGGACCGGTTCGGCACCGGGCCTGGCCGAACGACTCGGTGAGTTGGCCGCCGCCGGCGCGGACCTCATCGTCTGCACCTGCTCGACGATCGGCGCCGACGCGGAGGCGACTCCCGAGGTGGGCGTGCCGGTGATGCGCCTGGACCGGCCGATGGCCGAGGCAGCGGTCTCGACCGGTGGCCGGATCGTCGTGGTCGCCACCGTCGAGTCCACTCTGGAGCCGACGGTCGCGCTGATCCGGGCGGCCGCCGCGTCGGCCGGGCGGCCGGTCGTCGTCACCGCCTCGCCGTGCCTGACGGCCTGGCGGCACTTCGAGGCCGGTGACATCGCCACCTACGACAAGGAGATCGCCGAGCACGTCCGGGCCCTCGCCGGGGAGGCCGACGCGATCGTGCTCGCCCAGGCGGGCATGGCCGGGGCGGCCACGCTGCTGTCGGACCTGCCGGTTCTCACCAGTCCACGCGCCGCCGTCGAGGCAGCCCTTCTCCGCGTCTCCCCCATCCCGACCAGCAGGCCTGAAGCCGGTGACGCTCCGGCATGA
- a CDS encoding GNAT family N-acetyltransferase: MTVSPLPYPLRLTGTAVILREWRWEDLDDLVALLDEPGIARWTLMPSPFDIEAGLAYLRRAQQGRIGGSRIQLAITTDGGPPLGEVLLFNVRSEAHEAELGYLVGLPFRRRGLATAALSLLTGYAVDTLGLRRLLLRIDRGNTASTSVARRCGYRPAAEPPIQQDGPYGPATLDTWEYVENRSGPQEDRRKNVAARRYGRR, translated from the coding sequence GTGACCGTCAGCCCGTTGCCATACCCGCTGAGGTTGACGGGGACCGCCGTCATCCTGCGGGAATGGCGATGGGAAGATCTCGACGACCTGGTCGCGCTCCTCGACGAACCGGGCATCGCCCGCTGGACGCTGATGCCCTCGCCGTTCGACATCGAGGCCGGGCTCGCCTACCTGCGCCGCGCCCAGCAGGGCCGCATCGGCGGCAGCCGGATCCAGCTCGCGATCACCACCGACGGTGGCCCGCCGCTCGGTGAGGTGCTGCTCTTCAACGTTCGGTCCGAGGCCCACGAGGCCGAGCTCGGCTACCTGGTCGGCCTGCCCTTTCGGCGCCGCGGGCTCGCCACGGCGGCGCTGTCCCTGCTCACCGGCTATGCGGTCGACACCCTCGGGCTGCGCCGGCTGCTGCTGCGCATCGACCGGGGCAACACCGCCAGCACCTCGGTGGCGCGCCGCTGCGGATACCGGCCGGCGGCCGAGCCGCCCATTCAGCAGGACGGGCCGTACGGGCCGGCCACGCTGGACACCTGGGAGTACGTGGAGAACCGCTCCGGGCCACAGGAGGATCGCCGGAAAAATGTCGCAGCCCGGCGGTACGGTCGGCGCTGA
- a CDS encoding saccharopine dehydrogenase family protein has protein sequence MSESEREFDVIVYGASGFVGVLVARYLAEHAPAGARLALGGRSRAKLEGLGLDQPIVVADANDAEALTTMAGRAKVVITTVGPYAKYGKPLARACAETGTHYVDLTGEVLFARDSIDENHETARRTGARIVHSCGFDSIPSDIGVHVLHEQISRDGAGELTDTTLVVTSMRGGVSGGTIDSMRHQVDVMKKDTRLRKVGASPYSLSPDRQAEPDLGRQPDMLTLPGSDVDTSVRGHLAPFVMASYNTRVVRRSNALRGWAYGRTFRYREVLRVKSKVAATVVKTGMNALVIGFAVPPLRFVLDRFLPAPGAGPSEDTQRNGHFTMDLFTTTTSGARYRARVKAKGDPGYAATAVMLGESALALAFDDEALPEVEGGVLTPATAIGDALVKRLRDAGFEITAQRL, from the coding sequence ATGAGTGAGTCAGAGCGTGAGTTCGACGTGATCGTCTACGGCGCCTCGGGTTTCGTCGGTGTGCTGGTGGCGCGATACCTCGCCGAACACGCTCCAGCGGGCGCACGCCTGGCCCTCGGCGGCCGTTCCAGGGCGAAACTGGAGGGTCTCGGCCTGGACCAGCCCATCGTCGTCGCCGACGCGAACGACGCGGAAGCCCTGACCACGATGGCCGGCCGCGCCAAAGTGGTGATCACCACGGTGGGGCCGTATGCGAAGTACGGCAAGCCGCTCGCCCGCGCATGCGCCGAAACCGGCACGCACTACGTGGACCTCACCGGTGAGGTGCTCTTCGCCCGGGACAGCATCGACGAGAACCATGAGACCGCACGGCGTACCGGCGCACGGATCGTGCACTCCTGCGGCTTCGACTCGATTCCGTCCGATATCGGGGTGCACGTCCTGCATGAACAGATCAGCCGGGACGGCGCCGGTGAGCTCACCGACACGACACTCGTGGTGACCAGCATGCGCGGCGGTGTCAGTGGCGGCACCATCGACTCGATGCGCCATCAGGTCGACGTGATGAAGAAGGACACCCGGCTGCGCAAGGTCGGCGCCAGCCCGTACTCGCTGAGCCCGGACCGGCAGGCCGAGCCCGACCTCGGCCGCCAGCCCGACATGCTCACCCTGCCGGGGTCCGACGTGGACACCAGCGTGCGCGGGCATCTCGCGCCGTTCGTGATGGCGTCCTACAACACCCGGGTGGTGCGGCGTAGCAACGCGTTGCGCGGCTGGGCCTACGGCCGCACGTTCCGGTACCGCGAGGTCCTGCGGGTGAAGAGCAAGGTCGCCGCCACGGTCGTCAAAACGGGGATGAACGCGCTGGTCATCGGCTTCGCGGTGCCGCCACTGCGCTTCGTCCTGGACCGCTTCCTGCCCGCGCCCGGTGCCGGGCCGAGCGAGGACACCCAGCGCAACGGTCACTTCACCATGGATCTGTTCACCACCACCACGTCCGGTGCGCGCTATCGCGCGCGGGTCAAGGCCAAAGGCGATCCGGGGTACGCCGCAACGGCGGTCATGCTCGGCGAATCGGCTCTCGCGCTCGCCTTCGACGACGAGGCGCTGCCGGAGGTCGAGGGTGGTGTGCTCACCCCGGCGACGGCGATCGGTGACGCCCTGGTCAAGCGGCTGCGCGACGCCGGGTTCGAGATCACGGCTCAGCGGCTCTGA
- a CDS encoding DNA glycosylase AlkZ-like family protein: MIDVDRERVMAYRIAAQSLADRTGDRPADLPVLDLGVQEYTPDSTRIALAARSGAEPDDDRLITVWAARGAPHLHRRADLPELVEQLWPVDDVDAAARIKSGQIPDAARLGVSAFTATATAFREVLTGGPMPRGEVSTAVSRLVPTELTYDCRSCAARHVSGGVWQHAGLAGGVEVLSRGRDAMLGPLVDAPPIPSANRGIDRLIETYLRFLGPAGPGEVARYLGSTTAVIKAVWPSDRLTEVRVAGRRAWLPSSAADLLESAPAPRGVRWLPPMDPLLQARDRDLLVPGRERQREVWRILGNPGALLVDGEIAGVWRARMAGRKRVDLTVTAFEKLSRAQIALVEEEAVRVAGARGAAEARVIHE; encoded by the coding sequence ATGATCGACGTGGATCGTGAGCGCGTCATGGCGTACCGGATCGCTGCTCAAAGCCTGGCCGACCGCACCGGTGACCGGCCCGCCGACCTGCCCGTGCTGGATCTCGGCGTCCAGGAGTACACACCTGACTCCACCCGGATCGCCCTGGCCGCCCGCAGCGGTGCCGAGCCCGACGACGACCGGCTGATCACCGTGTGGGCCGCCCGTGGCGCCCCGCATCTGCATCGCCGCGCCGATCTGCCCGAGCTGGTCGAGCAGCTGTGGCCGGTCGATGACGTCGACGCCGCGGCCCGGATCAAGAGCGGCCAGATCCCCGACGCCGCCCGGCTCGGAGTGTCGGCGTTCACCGCCACCGCCACCGCCTTCCGGGAGGTGCTCACCGGCGGCCCGATGCCCCGCGGTGAGGTCAGCACGGCGGTCAGCCGGCTGGTCCCGACCGAGCTCACCTACGACTGCAGATCCTGCGCGGCCCGCCACGTCTCCGGCGGCGTGTGGCAGCACGCCGGGCTGGCCGGCGGTGTCGAGGTGCTGTCCCGAGGCAGGGATGCGATGCTCGGCCCTCTTGTCGACGCACCACCGATCCCGTCCGCCAACCGGGGCATCGACCGGCTGATCGAGACCTATCTGCGTTTCCTCGGCCCGGCCGGTCCGGGTGAGGTGGCGAGATATCTGGGCTCCACCACCGCGGTGATCAAGGCGGTGTGGCCGTCCGACCGGCTCACCGAGGTCCGGGTGGCGGGGCGACGGGCCTGGCTGCCCTCGTCGGCGGCCGATCTTCTCGAGTCGGCGCCGGCACCGCGTGGGGTGCGCTGGCTGCCGCCGATGGACCCGCTGCTTCAGGCTCGCGACCGTGACCTGCTGGTTCCCGGCCGGGAGCGGCAGAGGGAGGTGTGGCGCATCCTCGGCAATCCGGGGGCGCTGCTGGTCGACGGCGAGATCGCCGGGGTGTGGCGGGCCCGGATGGCCGGCCGCAAACGGGTCGATCTCACGGTGACCGCGTTCGAGAAACTGTCGAGGGCGCAGATCGCGCTGGTCGAGGAGGAGGCGGTTCGGGTGGCGGGCGCACGGGGTGCGGCGGAGGCACGGGTGATCCACGAGTGA
- a CDS encoding DUF3500 domain-containing protein — protein MKLKTRWRGAVTVAAAVALVGAGIATANASTADKGTGPTRTNAIKDPTGGRTGLPGLVNAANAFLATLSDDQKAEVLLEFTEENATAWSNLPCAGTCRPGIELGSLTEEQLAAADAVLRAAAGTGQGTGFDQLQDIVAADDILAADSSGSVGGGAPPTSTDPSAAPSADASAAPAPSGSAGGPPAGGGGMTLTYGSGYYYLAFLGTPSVDGTWQLDFGGHHLATHLTYTKGRAVGASPFFIGVEPISYTDESGATVESMRAQKTAMAALTASLTEKQLATATLDQSFGDVLVGPGEDGQFPETKVGISVKSLTPKQKKLVLAAIKPWVANADDATTQQLLKIYEKELDQTFVALSGGTALDTHGDYVRIDGPSVWVEFICQTGVVYNDQIHYHTVYRDHTRDYGGEFDF, from the coding sequence GTGAAACTGAAGACCCGGTGGCGCGGAGCCGTCACCGTCGCCGCGGCCGTCGCGCTGGTCGGCGCCGGCATCGCCACAGCGAACGCGAGCACGGCGGACAAGGGCACCGGACCGACCCGGACGAACGCGATCAAGGACCCGACCGGCGGCCGGACCGGGCTGCCGGGCCTGGTCAACGCGGCCAACGCCTTCCTCGCGACACTCAGCGACGACCAGAAGGCCGAGGTACTGCTCGAGTTCACCGAGGAGAACGCGACGGCCTGGTCCAACCTGCCGTGCGCCGGAACCTGCCGGCCCGGGATCGAGCTCGGCAGCCTCACCGAGGAACAGCTCGCCGCGGCCGACGCCGTGCTGAGAGCGGCCGCGGGCACCGGCCAGGGGACCGGTTTCGATCAGCTGCAGGACATCGTGGCGGCGGACGACATCCTGGCCGCCGACTCCAGCGGCAGCGTCGGCGGCGGCGCGCCGCCCACCTCGACCGACCCCTCCGCGGCGCCGTCTGCCGACGCCTCCGCGGCCCCGGCACCCTCCGGCTCCGCCGGCGGCCCGCCCGCCGGTGGAGGCGGCATGACGCTCACTTACGGTAGCGGCTATTACTATCTCGCCTTCCTCGGTACGCCGTCCGTGGACGGCACCTGGCAGCTCGACTTCGGTGGTCACCACCTGGCCACCCACCTCACCTACACGAAGGGGCGCGCGGTCGGCGCCAGCCCGTTCTTCATCGGCGTCGAGCCGATCAGTTACACCGACGAGTCAGGAGCCACCGTCGAGTCGATGAGGGCGCAGAAGACCGCGATGGCCGCACTGACCGCGAGCCTCACCGAGAAGCAGCTGGCCACGGCCACGCTGGACCAGTCGTTCGGTGATGTGCTGGTCGGACCGGGCGAGGACGGTCAGTTCCCGGAGACGAAGGTCGGCATCTCGGTCAAGAGCCTCACCCCGAAGCAGAAGAAGCTGGTGCTGGCCGCGATCAAGCCGTGGGTGGCGAACGCCGACGACGCGACGACCCAGCAGCTGCTCAAGATCTACGAGAAGGAACTGGACCAGACCTTCGTGGCCCTGTCCGGCGGAACCGCGCTCGACACGCACGGTGACTATGTCCGGATCGACGGGCCGAGCGTGTGGGTCGAGTTCATCTGCCAGACCGGTGTGGTCTACAACGACCAGATCCACTACCACACCGTCTACCGCGACCACACCCGCGACTACGGCGGCGAATTCGATTTCTGA
- a CDS encoding class I SAM-dependent methyltransferase encodes MSTPMRTDEHWANYNSRQAARPIRESCQRVLALAGPGAGRTAVDLGCGAGRETRAFLDAGWRVLALDGEPGTEARLLRTIGGRHAALTIKTSRFQDLYDLPPADLVHAGYSLPFQTRAEFDRVWTLIRSVLRPGGRVAVDLFGDRDSWAGDPNLTFLTEPEVRALFDGLTIERWEVEDEPGRAFSGPKHWHVFHVVAQRR; translated from the coding sequence ATGTCCACACCGATGCGCACTGATGAGCACTGGGCGAATTACAACTCGCGTCAGGCCGCCCGCCCGATCCGCGAGTCGTGCCAACGGGTGCTGGCGCTCGCCGGGCCGGGCGCCGGGCGTACCGCCGTCGATCTCGGCTGCGGCGCAGGCCGCGAGACCAGGGCGTTTCTCGACGCGGGCTGGCGGGTGCTGGCTCTGGACGGCGAGCCGGGGACCGAGGCCCGCCTGCTGCGCACCATCGGCGGCCGCCATGCGGCCTTGACGATCAAAACAAGCAGATTCCAGGATTTGTACGATCTACCGCCCGCCGATCTCGTCCATGCCGGTTACTCGCTTCCGTTCCAGACCCGCGCTGAATTCGATCGGGTGTGGACACTGATCCGGTCGGTGTTGCGTCCCGGCGGGCGGGTCGCCGTGGACCTGTTCGGTGACCGGGACAGCTGGGCCGGCGACCCGAACCTGACCTTCCTCACCGAACCGGAGGTACGCGCCCTGTTCGACGGTCTGACCATCGAGCGGTGGGAGGTGGAGGACGAGCCGGGCCGGGCGTTCAGCGGCCCGAAGCACTGGCACGTCTTCCACGTGGTGGCTCAGCGCCGCTGA